In Bradyrhizobium erythrophlei, a single genomic region encodes these proteins:
- a CDS encoding protein-S-isoprenylcysteine O-methyltransferase, with the protein MTPTLSKIVFVALVIGWFLIRYKYARRSRRERIVWSARGPLETSLLLTSLAGLGLVPLVYVATAIPRFAAYGFHPSFAWFGLFFAIGALAMFHLTHRALGRNWSISLDVRENHELVTHGIYQTVRHPMYSAFWLWAIAQALLLPNWFAGFAGLTGFGILYFGRVAREERMMLEIFGENYRAYMARTGRIFPSIFLKQSRQGRS; encoded by the coding sequence ATGACGCCAACCCTCTCAAAGATCGTTTTCGTTGCCTTGGTGATCGGCTGGTTCCTGATACGCTACAAGTACGCGCGGCGTTCGCGCCGTGAAAGGATCGTATGGAGCGCTCGGGGCCCTCTGGAAACCTCGTTGCTGCTTACGTCGCTCGCCGGACTTGGGCTTGTGCCGCTCGTCTACGTAGCTACAGCGATACCCCGGTTCGCCGCTTACGGCTTTCATCCCTCATTCGCATGGTTCGGACTTTTCTTTGCGATTGGGGCTTTAGCTATGTTTCATCTGACACATCGTGCACTCGGACGGAATTGGTCGATCAGTCTCGATGTACGGGAAAACCATGAGCTTGTGACGCATGGGATTTACCAGACAGTTCGACACCCGATGTATTCGGCATTTTGGCTTTGGGCTATCGCACAGGCGTTGCTGCTGCCTAATTGGTTCGCTGGCTTCGCGGGCCTCACCGGATTCGGGATTTTGTACTTTGGCCGCGTCGCAAGGGAGGAGCGAATGATGCTGGAAATCTTTGGCGAGAACTATCGCGCATATATGGCGCGGACTGGTCGGATCTTCCCGTCGATTTTCCTGAAGCAGTCCCGTCAGGGTCGATCCTGA
- a CDS encoding Rap1a/Tai family immunity protein: MRVYIIVAGVVLLVIGKASATVVDKGTDLQSSCELLVQNSFRDQAEARSAGSCEGMIETAMLFSPNLPADVRACPPAQGSVMQSAKVLLRYLNDNPDRVKEPGVTIAIEAFRDAWPCHGDGAPSGPRPKQRVPKKPKQ; encoded by the coding sequence ATGCGGGTCTATATCATTGTTGCCGGCGTAGTTCTCCTGGTGATCGGAAAGGCGAGCGCCACGGTGGTCGATAAAGGAACCGACTTGCAGAGCTCCTGCGAGCTACTTGTTCAAAACTCATTTCGCGATCAGGCCGAAGCCCGGTCAGCGGGCTCGTGTGAAGGGATGATTGAGACCGCGATGCTCTTTTCGCCAAATTTGCCCGCCGACGTGCGCGCATGTCCTCCCGCGCAAGGCAGCGTTATGCAGAGTGCCAAAGTCCTTCTGCGGTACTTGAATGACAATCCCGATCGGGTGAAAGAGCCGGGGGTTACTATCGCTATCGAAGCATTCAGGGATGCTTGGCCTTGCCATGGGGACGGCGCGCCTAGTGGGCCCAGACCAAAACAACGTGTGCCGAAAAAGCCGAAACAATAG
- a CDS encoding recombinase family protein, translating into MKAGSPQKVRCAIYTRVSTDQGLDQDFNSLDAQYEASSAYIKSQAHAGWTLIRSRYDDGGYSGGSTDRPHLQRLLEDIRSRKIDVIVVYKVDRLTRSLADFAKLVELFDAHGVSFVSVTQQFNTTTSMGRLTLNVLLSFAQFEREVTSERIRDKIAASKRKGLWVGGPLPLGYELKDSKLLIVDEEAERVRLIFRRYLEVSGINELARDLKKKEIHTKARTFSTGKTRGGIPFGRGTLTHLLRNRFFIGEVEYKGEILPGEQPAIMDRSLFDAVQKKLSTHQSHKTLTRQKSDHLLKDLLFDDAGHRMIATHATKAGVRYRYYASQPSLHGEARTAKLGSVSRVPATEIEKAIVSAIRQHLSKQPPLGNQQDLILDQTTLISLISYIEVKKTQLAITLKPIDEAAAPEVVSTAWQKPPFKRSREILLPHGTTRENIRPDRAERRARLVSAIARGRCWLDEIVSGSVIDAEQLAKRERCTVRQVNLTLSLAFLTPPLVKAAVEGRLPRGINIERLRDPDVLWSRQFQDLGLSSN; encoded by the coding sequence ATGAAGGCGGGATCCCCACAAAAGGTCCGATGCGCGATCTATACTCGGGTGTCGACAGATCAGGGTCTCGATCAGGACTTCAACTCTCTGGATGCACAGTATGAAGCCTCGTCGGCTTACATCAAAAGCCAGGCCCACGCCGGTTGGACCCTGATCCGCTCCAGATACGACGACGGGGGCTATTCGGGTGGCTCGACTGATCGTCCCCATCTGCAACGACTGCTAGAGGACATTAGATCCCGCAAGATCGATGTCATCGTGGTCTATAAGGTCGATCGCCTGACCCGATCGCTGGCCGATTTTGCGAAGTTGGTTGAACTGTTCGATGCCCATGGCGTCTCATTTGTCTCAGTCACGCAACAGTTCAACACGACGACATCTATGGGCCGTTTGACGCTCAACGTGCTGCTGTCCTTTGCCCAGTTCGAACGAGAGGTCACATCCGAACGCATCCGGGACAAGATTGCAGCGTCCAAACGGAAGGGGCTCTGGGTTGGAGGCCCCCTCCCCCTCGGCTATGAGCTAAAGGACAGCAAGCTCCTTATCGTGGATGAGGAGGCCGAGCGGGTTCGGTTGATCTTTCGCAGATATCTTGAGGTCAGCGGGATTAATGAGCTGGCCCGCGATCTCAAGAAAAAGGAAATTCATACCAAGGCCAGGACGTTTAGCACCGGCAAAACGCGCGGCGGCATTCCGTTCGGCAGAGGGACGCTCACGCATCTCCTTCGCAATCGGTTCTTCATCGGTGAGGTCGAATACAAAGGTGAAATTCTGCCTGGAGAACAGCCGGCGATCATGGACCGAAGTCTGTTCGACGCCGTTCAGAAGAAGCTAAGCACGCACCAATCTCACAAAACCCTCACGAGGCAAAAATCCGATCACTTGTTGAAGGATCTTCTGTTCGACGATGCCGGTCATCGCATGATTGCGACCCACGCCACCAAGGCCGGCGTGCGCTATCGCTACTATGCCTCTCAACCCAGCCTGCATGGGGAAGCAAGGACAGCTAAGCTTGGATCGGTTTCACGGGTCCCGGCAACAGAGATTGAGAAAGCCATCGTATCAGCGATCCGGCAACATCTTTCCAAGCAGCCGCCCCTCGGCAATCAACAGGACCTGATCCTTGATCAAACAACGCTGATATCTCTGATTTCGTACATCGAGGTAAAAAAGACCCAACTCGCGATCACGCTGAAACCGATCGATGAGGCGGCTGCTCCCGAGGTTGTCTCGACCGCCTGGCAAAAGCCCCCATTCAAGCGTTCTCGAGAAATCCTGCTACCTCACGGAACGACCCGAGAGAATATTCGACCTGATCGAGCGGAACGTCGCGCTCGACTTGTCAGCGCTATCGCTCGGGGTCGGTGCTGGCTTGATGAAATCGTCAGTGGATCCGTCATCGACGCCGAGCAACTGGCAAAACGCGAGCGGTGCACGGTGCGCCAAGTCAATCTCACCCTCTCGCTTGCGTTCCTGACTCCGCCGCTCGTCAAGGCAGCGGTCGAAGGACGGCTCCCTCGTGGCATCAACATCGAGCGCCTGCGCGATCCCGACGTCTTGTGGAGCCGGCAATTCCAGGACCTCGGGCTGAGCTCGAATTAG
- a CDS encoding DUF2924 domain-containing protein: MVMPDGFAWNGQIFDSLSQVAFAITGTKWNGPRFFGLRERVSSTEESQ; this comes from the coding sequence ATGGTTATGCCCGATGGCTTCGCCTGGAACGGACAGATCTTCGATAGCCTCTCGCAAGTCGCCTTCGCGATCACCGGGACCAAATGGAATGGGCCCCGCTTCTTTGGTCTGCGGGAACGGGTGTCCAGCACGGAGGAATCCCAATGA
- a CDS encoding DUF3489 domain-containing protein encodes MVVRRIASPTAEVLVEKAKSKSSSRTKSRKTPRSVGSKNNSGAPPTPTPQRSATKHDRVLAMLQLKGGATIAAMVHAIGWQPHSVRAFLAGVVRRKLGLNLASEKTKSGRVYRVAAARPQSASRSETAAHG; translated from the coding sequence GTGGTGGTGCGACGGATAGCGTCGCCTACCGCGGAGGTCCTAGTGGAAAAAGCCAAATCAAAATCCAGCTCGCGCACAAAATCCCGAAAGACTCCTCGATCCGTCGGATCAAAAAACAATAGCGGTGCGCCCCCAACGCCAACACCGCAGCGCAGCGCGACCAAGCATGATCGCGTCCTGGCAATGCTACAGCTTAAAGGCGGTGCAACGATCGCTGCGATGGTACATGCTATCGGCTGGCAGCCGCATTCTGTACGCGCCTTCCTCGCAGGTGTCGTGAGAAGAAAGCTCGGTCTGAACCTCGCGTCAGAGAAAACCAAGTCCGGACGAGTTTATCGCGTTGCAGCTGCAAGGCCGCAGTCAGCAAGCCGCTCGGAGACGGCGGCCCATGGGTAA